In Deferribacter desulfuricans SSM1, the following are encoded in one genomic region:
- a CDS encoding type II secretion system F family protein produces MAKFIYKGKDSLGKPVSGIIEAKNKQEAMNTLKSRKIEIYELKMDWKNIELSFGEKITDMDVVVATRQLATMINAGLPIVRALDIISAQTPKKKFRKIFLEIKEDIEQGQSFSRALEKHKNIFGDLYINMVAAGEAGGLLDDILDRLSQYMEKAISLKRKVKSAMMYPSIVLIVAVLVVWGLMVFIIPKFKEMYEGFGGQLPALTQFTIAMSNFLSSWYGGGLIFGGLIVTVVTIGIIYKKSEKGRYFFDKLLLKVPKIGDLIRKVAISKFARTFGTLLSSGVAILDALDIVAKTSGNKVIEKHLLKSKVDIEAGKTVVQPLEKAGVFPPMVTQMIAVGEETGALDKMLTKIADFYDDEVDRTVEGLTKMIEPMLMIFVGGAVGFVIIAMYLPIFKLGSVVG; encoded by the coding sequence ATGGCTAAATTTATTTACAAAGGTAAAGATAGTTTGGGGAAGCCTGTTTCTGGTATCATAGAAGCAAAGAATAAGCAAGAGGCAATGAATACCCTTAAATCTCGCAAGATTGAAATATATGAATTGAAAATGGACTGGAAGAATATAGAATTATCATTTGGTGAGAAAATTACAGATATGGATGTTGTAGTGGCTACAAGGCAGCTTGCAACAATGATAAATGCTGGTTTGCCAATTGTTAGAGCACTCGACATCATTTCAGCGCAAACACCTAAGAAAAAATTTCGTAAGATATTTTTAGAGATAAAAGAGGATATTGAGCAGGGGCAATCTTTTAGTAGAGCCTTAGAAAAACATAAAAATATTTTTGGTGATTTGTATATAAATATGGTAGCAGCTGGTGAGGCTGGTGGTTTATTGGATGATATTCTTGATAGATTATCTCAATATATGGAAAAGGCAATTTCTCTTAAAAGAAAAGTAAAATCAGCTATGATGTACCCTTCTATAGTATTAATTGTTGCTGTTTTAGTTGTTTGGGGTTTGATGGTATTTATTATCCCAAAATTTAAAGAAATGTATGAGGGTTTTGGAGGACAATTGCCTGCCTTGACACAGTTTACAATAGCTATGAGTAATTTTTTATCAAGCTGGTATGGTGGTGGATTAATTTTTGGAGGTTTGATTGTTACTGTTGTTACTATTGGCATAATTTATAAAAAATCTGAAAAAGGTAGATATTTCTTTGATAAACTTTTATTAAAAGTACCCAAGATAGGTGATTTAATTAGAAAAGTAGCCATATCAAAGTTTGCAAGGACATTTGGTACATTATTAAGCAGTGGGGTTGCCATATTAGATGCCCTTGATATAGTTGCTAAAACAAGTGGTAATAAGGTTATTGAAAAGCATTTGTTGAAAAGTAAAGTAGATATTGAAGCAGGTAAAACTGTTGTCCAGCCACTTGAAAAAGCTGGGGTTTTCCCACCAATGGTGACCCAGATGATAGCTGTTGGTGAGGAAACTGGTGCTCTAGATAAAATGCTTACAAAAATTGCTGACTTTTACGATGATGAGGTAGATAGAACAGTTGAAGGTTTAACTAAAATGATAGAGCCAATGCTTATGATTTTTGTGGGTGG